Genomic DNA from Brienomyrus brachyistius isolate T26 chromosome 22, BBRACH_0.4, whole genome shotgun sequence:
GTGTTTTTTTCGTTTCTCTCTTTTATTTAATGGTGCGTTTTAGATGGTAATGGTGGTGCAGGTGACTGTAACTTTGTTTCTTTTAAGTACTGCAAGGCGCAGTGAGTGCCCTTTGAGTGCTAATGCTGTGGTATTgagagcctctcacctgcttTTACTGCTTAACTGCTTCAGGCACGCCCCCTTGTGGCCGCATGGGGCCGGAATGTTCTGTGTTCCCCAACCACATGCTTTGCTGGACCCTGGTCCCCTCCTCCTGAGAGTGAACCGGCGATGGTGGTTTTATTGTTGCTATAGTCCTGaatttgggggggaaaaaaaactgttattacataaaaaatgtttttaactaTCTCAGAGGTAAAACTGACAATTTAGACAATGGAGTTATATAATTTGAGTCTGTCTTCAAACTGATTTTAAAACTGagaaaaataaatttttaaCGATAATGAGTTTATGAATTGATACACACTCATTTGTATTCTACATTAATTTGGGAATAATGTATCCatgtataaatattaatgattaTAAGTTGTAATGTTAGGTGTGAATAATCACAGAAAATCATTGTGATTAATTAGTTATTTATTTCACTTTATTGAAATTCTGCAGACTCCACCCTGTTAAATTATTGAGGTTCCATCCTGCAGATGGAGGAATGGGCCATAGTATTTATTTATACATTCTCATCTCTGTGCAAATAAATGCAAGCTGAGTAACTGTATAGCTGcttttcagtgtgtgtgtgtgtgtgtgtgtgtgtctccagtTTCTTTGTCGACACGTCAGTAggaaaataacattctgagataTGTCGTCAAATTTGGCTCATACAACCAAATGTACATAAAACCACTGAATTCAAACTGCATGCTATAGAACTTGACCATATTTTTCCTGTCCATAATCTAGGACCTTGCCTTTCAGAAGGTATATGACTTTTTTATGCATTACAGGAAAGTAGGAATTTCATACATCATACATAAATCACCTTTTTTCTATGCGCAGTCGCTTAAAGAGTATTCTATGCATTCTAtatcaacaataataaaaataataatacagtaaatTTTGGTAAAGTGATCACATTgcccagcgacccagtaggatgagcggtttggaaaatgtatggatggatggatgatcacaTTGCCCCAGTGATTTTTGTGACTTTTAAGTGAGCGCAGTGTGTCAGACTGGATGTGTAAATAAACATTTGAGTCTGTTATAAGATCCCCGCAAACTCCACAATCTGCCAAGGCTCTACcccggccttgtgccctgtgctttcaGGAACAGGCTACAGCCAGAGGTGGGCAAAAATACATCAATCTTGTCACAATTTACTAATACTTGCTCATGAAATGTAACAAAATGAAATACTAAATACTGGTGTGAGGAAGTGTTATGTAAGTGGTGTGTATTAATTAAAATAcaagtaatttgaaaatacaaaaatactgTACAGATAATATAGTAAGGGTAAATGACAAATAggtaaaatgtaatatttacaaaatatgCAGCTTGCCTTAACTTTAAGCAGAATAATAATTTTGTGATTTACATGTGTTATAGTGCTAATAGTGAAATGAACAATAAACTTTTGTAACATCAGGAACGTAATGAAAGCTCTGCAGGCTACACCTGCATCGGCAGGTTGGGATGTCACGCTTTGTCCAAGGGTGGGTTTCCCGACGGCTTTTAGCGTTTTGCAAACGTCGGAGCGTTAAGACTATACTTGAGGTAGAACTTACGAACGACGTAGCGTTAAGAAGGCACCCCAGATTAAGATCGTGACCATTTGTATCGTGGTTTCGGTCCCTGAATTTATAACTTTAATTTATATCCAGTGTTTCCCGCAGATTTAGTGACTGCGTATGCACATGCAAGGAAGCACACCAACGTTTCTTAAATTATCATAATGCGTGGATTTCCCGCTTTGACTTACagtagggtgccaaacaagcgAAAACTCAAATAAGAAACTGTTTTTGAGCATATATCTCAAAAAGGGGGCCAGTGACGCATAAAATATGCACCAGGCGGTTCTCCCTTTTATACAGGGTACATTTACGTCAACGTTTAGCTGGTAGaaattaattttgtccttaGCAACAAAAATAGCTACGCTGGTTTATTCATATATGACAAACCATCACAATCGTGCCTGTTGAAAATAACTAGAACGCCACTAGCAGGCTACCAAGTTAGTTCACAAGTTCTAAAGCAGCTAGAGCACTGTTGTTTGTTAATTGCTACATTTGTATGCCCTATAATGGCATTCAGTGAGTAATATCTGATATATTTACTGCATACTTTACCTTACGGCAATTCGCACCGAGCACCAATTGTTTATTGAAAAAGGATCCATAAACCGTTTATTTTTTCCGCCACCCGCTTACAACGGCCAGCCTCCGTTGCGTCCCGCCCACTTCTCGTCCAATCATCAACTCGATTGGCCGTTACTCTCCACTCGGAGCGCATGACGTTGCTGTAAACAGCAGTATTTAAGGAGGCAAAAGCCATCCGTTTCAAAAGGGGTTCATGTGTCAACAGTGATTggtgtgtttgttttattgGTAAGAGTGTAGCAGCGATGGAATCTTCCCAGATCCGCCAAAACTACCACCGCGATTGTGAAGCTGCCATTAACCGCATGGTGAACATGCAGCTCTTTGCTTCCTACACGTACATATCCATGGTGAGACTTTTTGATAGTAGGATGCATTTTGCAGTGCCCTGCTTGGCTGCATTTTTTGCTGTAACCGTCTGCGTTTTTCCATTGTATTTTCTTATTTAATTCTGTTCTTTGTTGGAGTGATGGCGCCATGTCCGCTCCAGGTGGCTAGGTTGTGTATGGTCTAACCTTACCACCTTGTTTCTCCAGGCCCATTATTTTTCTCGGGATGATGTTGCTCTCCTTGGTTTCTCCCACTTCTTCAAAGAGAGGGGAGAGGAAGAGCATGAGCATGTAGAGCATCTGATGGCCTTTCAGAACAAGAGGGGTGGCCGCAACTTTCTGCAGGACGTCAAGGTGGGTGGGTTTTGCTTCACCTGTTGGGTTAGGGTGGCTGCTGTGTGTGGTTCTGAGCTTGTGTGTTCCTTGTCTGCAGAAGCCAGAGCGGGATGAGTGGGGCTCGGGGCTGGAGGCGATGCAGTGTGCCCTGCAGTTGGAGAAAAATGTCAACCAGTCCCTGCTGGAGCTGCACAAGATGGCCACCGAGAAGACTGACCCGCATGTGAGTTGCAGTGTGAGGGTGCTCCTGCTGGGGATGCTGTAAGTTCATTGTCAGCTAATGAGCTCTCTCGCCTGCCAGCTGTGTGACTTCCTGGAGACTCACTGCCTGAATGAGAAGGTGAAGACCATCAAGAGAGTGGGTGATTACATCACCAACCTGTCCAAGATGGATGCTGCAAACAACAGACTGGCAGAGTTCCTGTTTGACAAGCACACCCTTAAGCACAGTAGCTAAGGCCTCCCTGGGGCATGTACCCCTCCCCCCGACACCCTGCAATGCCTCTTGTGCTGTTTTTGTTAAAGTTGACTTGTGGAAGTTTGTCAGGTGTGGTGCTGTTCTGTACTGAAGGTGTCCTTGAGGTGATCACTAAGGCTTCAGCAGAATCCAATAAAAATGTCTCCTATGACTTGTCTGTGTCCACTATTGGAGCTGTGGGTTCATGGTGAACCTCATGCTAAACTTCCCATAGCTATAGATGACAAGGGACCCTAGCAGTATCTCAACTGCGGTTTTTGCTGACCCCCCCCAGCACTCCTGAACAAGCTTATCGACGAGCTGGTGAAGGTGTCCTGGCAGCTGCAGGGGAGCAGAAATGAGCTGAGTGTCCCTGAGGACTGCCTTTAAATGCTAATCATAAAGTGAAGCTAAAGGGTTTATAGCTGCTTCCACTCAACCTTTCCACCAAGTGTAAATGGGTTCATTAGCAGAGTGAGTGTTGTAAAATTAAGCTGGATGGTAAAAAGGAGGGAGATGTGCATTCCTCCCTTTCTCTATGACCCATTACCAGGGAAATGGTTGAGAGGGTGGGATTAACCTTTTTCAATTTGATCGGTTTAAGTAGCATGTGCTGCAGCCTGACAGCAGGAGAGAGATTAAGTCAAATGCTGGTTTAGTGACTTGAATGGGCTTTGGGGAGAGGAGTTTAAGGCCCAGTGTATTTGGCaaggggattagggttagtataGTAAGGGAGTGAGAGAACTGCCATTGTTAGTGACACAGGGCTGATCACAGACCACTGACAAAGAGAAGTTGATTCTTGGTAAGTCATGTCTATTTCATGTCGTAGTCCTCCTCTGATGGCATTTGTACTCGCTTCGTAAAACTGAATTCAAAGCGAATCCTGTGTTTAGCTGCCTATCTCATGGGAGATAATTCATCCTAATCATCTCGAACTCGTGTTTCCTGCTTATAGCAGGGACTGATGTATCTGTAACGTATGGGAAGTCTAGTGAACATTGTGCCAAGAAGTGCTGACATCTGCCTTAAAACGGAGCCTTTTAACTGCTCAACTTAGAGGAAATAATTCTGCAGGGTATCCGAGACAGAGCAATCTTAGCAATCTTAATGGTTAGCCCTATTCCTATATAATTTATAATTCTTCtataatttaaacaaaaatcagtTAAATTTTCTGCCACTGCTTTCGCCTGAGCTCTGTACGCTTTGTCCTtgctatttaacatttatactcCTGGAGagatttgtgagaaattaatCTCAATATCCCAATATTTctaacaacaaaatcacatagcaatatttaatttttttttcaatataatGCAGCCCTGGTATATTATAGcaaatactttatttcttgtcatgccatccTGATCTGATTCTTCCCACCAGATTGCAATTATCATGAGTGACACGTagcattttttaatgtttttttttttacttcgtcCATTGATGTTTTCTGAGTTTGTAACTTTTTTTATCCTGCATGTGTGCACATCCTGTATGTCAGTCATTCCTCATTATCCTGCAGTCATCCTACATTTCACTTATTGCACGGTTTCCTGATCTTGTGGTTTCACCAAACGCTGAGCCCATGTATGCAATACATGCAAATTCCGAGAATGTGCTGCTATGCTTTGAGGGCTTTCTGCTCTCACCCAGGTCCACTGAGTGTCActcagcatgtctgtgtgcCACTGTGACCAGGGGACAGGACAAGCAATCCTCAGTTTTGCTTAAGCTTTGGGATTTCTGGATTAACGTCTGCATTTAATCTTGTTAgttcctggtgggggggggggggggtaggttgtCATAGGATTATGGTCATGTTGGATGCACTGTGTGGATTTTCCTGTGTGGGTCACTGGCTGCTGGGGTTGTAGGGGTGTATCTTGGGTCCCAGGGCACAGAGACAGACTGCAGGGGATCCCATATGGGTCACAgggcaccgggggggggggggggtgtattcaAGTTCCCAGGgctcagacacaggctgcagggGATCCCATATGGGTCACTGGGCACTGGAGGTGTATTCCAGGTCCCAGGGCATGGAGACACGCTGCAGGGGATCCCATATGGGTCACAGGACtcagcacaaatgcacacacagctGAACTATGTGCTGCATATTTCATGCTGATTCGTTGGTTCCTGCATATTGTGTAAAGTGTGTCTCCAAAGCTCTCTGTAGTCATGATCTGCTTTTGTAACAGATTTCCTGTGGACTTCAGGAAGGCATTAATGTGtaacatgttaaaaatggattaCAGGCAAAACACAGGGAGAGGGACGGAGAAGTGCTGAAGCCGCACAGCCATTGGATGATGAGTCTGTGTTATATCATGTGACTTGTAGACAACCTGGGGGACTTCACACTCTTTGTGAAGAGATCTCATCTCACCAGTCTCGGACCCCACATGTTCACGTTCCACAGGACCCGCCGTGATAAAGTGCTGAACAGGACAAATTTTCATTTTTGAACGCAGGAGCAAGTGGGAAGTGAATGATATGCCTGCGGGAATGGAACAATAGAAATCAATAAGCTCCACAAGAAGAATTAAAATAAGCATTgttcagttattttattttaaactaTTAGTAATGTTAGTGAGCGAACAGAGTTACGTTAAAAATATAACCAAATTAAAGAAAAATAGGATCCTACTAATTCATTTTCACCCAGCCAGCCTATTCTAGAACTTTCAGAAGGATGTTAGCATTTTATGTTCCTCTCGGTGCTACCAAGTCCGCTTATGATAAGTGACTTCGgcctttttttttaagtcaCTTATAATTTTATTGAGTTGCGTTTTTTTTAAGGCTTGTTCTTATTTTGAGGCTGTGGTTTTAACGTAACCCTAATTTTTCTAATAAAACAGGTGTGTCATTTGAAGAAATTCAAATATATATACCGTGGTATGTAGCATTTTGAtggtatttttattttacaaaacaaCACTGTTTTATTGTGTGTCCCCACAATAACACTGCCAGTGTACAGAATCTCACTGGCGCAGTTGGAAGCAGAGCAGCATCCAATGGAAGTGGAACAGCGTCTTGGAGGAGCAGGCGGCAACGGGATGGAATCTTGCGAGTTGGAATAGGACGGAATTTTCCAGAAGTGGGCGGGAACGGGATTTAAAATTCCATCCTGCCCAGTTCTCTATTTCAGTGACGTTGATGCTGGTACTGGTGTCTCACTGTTCTCATTTCGTCCTTCTGAAGCTGAGCAGCAATGCCATTGGCCACTTTGAAGACCCTCCCCAGGGTTCTCCGGGCAGTAGGATCAGAACCCGAGTGGGAGGAACGTGAGGAACCTGAGTGGGAGCCACAGCACGAGCATGAAGCAGCCTCAGGCCCCGTCGCCCATCCACACCACCCAAGCCACAACTTTGACCACATGAAGAACAAGTTCATGAATGAACAGGGCAAGCTGCCAAGTGGGTAACTAAGGTGCTGAGAGCGCACCCTTGTGGAGGTGCAGCGAAAGGAGGGATGGTAatttgctgaatgttttttatttgaccCCATTTctc
This window encodes:
- the LOC125717671 gene encoding ferritin, middle subunit-like yields the protein MESSQIRQNYHRDCEAAINRMVNMQLFASYTYISMAHYFSRDDVALLGFSHFFKERGEEEHEHVEHLMAFQNKRGGRNFLQDVKKPERDEWGSGLEAMQCALQLEKNVNQSLLELHKMATEKTDPHLCDFLETHCLNEKVKTIKRVGDYITNLSKMDAANNRLAEFLFDKHTLKHSS